A stretch of the Lolium perenne isolate Kyuss_39 chromosome 3, Kyuss_2.0, whole genome shotgun sequence genome encodes the following:
- the LOC127344709 gene encoding ammonium transporter 2 member 3 has protein sequence MASPPLPGPYSTDLPTVPEWLNKGDNAWQLTAATFVGIQSMPGLVVLYGSIVKKKWAVNSAFMALYAYASTLIVWVLLAFRMAFGDRLFPFWGKAGPALTQEFLVARASFPATAHYGAGGKLEVGPTQPFYPEASLVLFQFQLAAITLVLLAGALLGRMNIRAWMAFSPLWLLLSYTVCAFSLWGGGFLYQWGVIDYSGGYVVHLSSGVAGFTAAYWVGPRMKSDRERFAPNNILLMIAGGGLLWLGWAGFNGGAPYAPNLTASVAVLNTNVSAAASLLTWTCLDVIFFGKPSVIGAVQGMMTGLVCVTPGAGLVHTWAAMLMGISAGSVPWLTMMVLHKRSTLLQKVDDTLAVFHTHAVAGLLGGLLTGLLATPELTSLHTHVPGTRGAFYGGGIAQVGKQLAAALFVVVWNVVVTTGILLCVGLVIPLRMPDDELKIGDDAAHGEEAYALWGDGERFDVSRRAAARSNVVGDQTVDQRLAAMGARGVTVQL, from the exons ATGGCCAGTCCGCCTCTGCCGGGCCCGTACTCGACCGACCTCCCGACGGTGCCGGAATGGCTGAACAAGGGCGACAACGCGTGGCAGCTGACGGCGGCGACGTTCGTGGGCATCCAGTCGATGCCTGGCCTGGTGGTGCTCTACGGCAGCATCGTGAAGAAGAAGTGGGCCGTCAACTCGGCCTTCATGGCGCTCTACGCCTACGCCTCCACGCTCATCGTCTGGGTGCTCCTCGCCTTCCGCATGGCGTTCGGCGACCGCCTCTTCCCGTTCTGGGGCAAGGCCGGCCCGGCGCTGACGCAGGAGTTCCTCGTGGCGCGCGCCTCCTTCCCGGCCACGGCGCACTACGGCGCCGGCGGCAAGCTGGAGGTGGGCCCCACGCAGCCCTTCTACCCGGAGGCGTCGCTGGTGCTCTTCCAGTTCCAGCTCGCCGCCATCACGCTGGTGCTGCTGGCGGGGGCGCTGCTGGGGAGGATGAACATCAGGGCTTGGATGGCCTTCAGCCCGCTCTGGCTGCTCCTCTCCTACACCGTCTGCGCATTCAGCCTCTGGGGCGGCGGCTTCCTCTACCAATGGGGAGTCATCGACTACTCCGGCGGATACGTCGTCCACCTCTCCTCCGGCGTCGCCGGATTCACCGCCGCCTACTGG GTGGGGCCGAGGATGAAGAGTGACAGGGAGAGGTTCGCGCCGAACAACATTCTTCTCATGATCGCCGGCGGCGGGTTGCTGTGGCTGGGCTGGGCCGGGTTCAACGGCGGCGCGCCGTACGCCCCGAACCTCACAGCGTCCGTCGCGGTTCTCAACACCAACGTAAGCGCGGCGGCGAGCCTCCTCACCTGGACCTGCCTGGACGTCATCTTCTTCGGCAAGCCCTCCGTGATCGGCGCTGTGCAGGGCATGATGACCGGCCTCGTTTGCGTCACCCCCGGCGCAG GGCTGGTGCACACATGGGCGGCGATGCTGATGGGAATCTCCGCCGGCAGCGTGCCGTGGCTCACCATGATGGTCCTCCACAAGCGGTCCACCCTCCTGCAGAAGGTGGACGACACCCTCGCCGTGTTCCACACGCACGCCGTCGCCGGCCTCCTCGGCGGCCTCCTCACGGGGCTCCTCGCCACCCCGGAGCTCACCTCCCTGCACACGCACGTCCCGGGCACGCGCGGCGCCTTCTACGGCGGCGGCATCGCGCAGGTGGGCAAGCAGCTCGCCGCGGCGCTCTTCGTCGTCGTCTGGAACGTCGTGGTCACCACCGGCATCCTCCTCTGCGTGGGCCTCGTCATCCCTCTGCGCATGCCCGACGACGAGCTCAAGATCGGCGACGACGCTGCGCACGGGGAGGAGGCCTACGCGCTCTGGGGAGACGGCGAGAGGTTCGACGTCTCACGGCGTGCGGCCGCGAGGTCCAACGTGGTTGGCGACCAGACGGTGGACCAGCGTCTCGCAGCCATGGGAGCTCGAGGTGTCACCGTTCAGTTGTAG